Proteins from one Listeria innocua genomic window:
- a CDS encoding DHA2 family efflux MFS transporter permease subunit, which translates to MQQEATGGQKIRPIPIIASFLMAGFIGLFSETALNMALSDLIQVFDISSATVQWLTTGYLLTLGILVPISGLLLQWFTTRGLFFTAVSFSIAGTLIAALSPTFAMLMIGRVVQAVGTALLLPLMFNTILLIFPEHKRGSAMGMIGLVIMFAPAVGPTISGLILENLTWNWIFWISLPFLIIALLFGMKFMQNVSVVTKPKIDILSIILSTLGFGGVVFAFSSAGENGWGSATVLVSIIVGGIALGLFVWRQLTMEKPLMDLKVFKYPMFTLGLILVFISFMMILSTMILLPLYLQNSLALAAFSAGLVLLPGGVLNGLMSPFTGRLFDAYGPRALVIPGFIVAVIALFFLTRIEVGTSALTIIVLHSVLMIGISMVMMPAQTNGLNQLPPKLYPDGTAIMNTLQQVSGAIGTAVAITIMSAGQKAYMETAQGMGPEQMVASLTAGIQNAFVFGLIMACIGLLCSLFIRKAK; encoded by the coding sequence ATGCAGCAAGAAGCAACAGGTGGGCAGAAGATTCGCCCAATACCGATTATTGCCTCATTTTTGATGGCTGGTTTTATTGGACTATTCAGTGAAACTGCTCTTAATATGGCGCTTAGTGATTTGATACAGGTGTTTGATATTAGTTCAGCGACAGTGCAGTGGCTTACGACAGGTTATTTGCTAACGCTTGGAATATTAGTGCCGATTTCGGGATTGCTTTTACAATGGTTTACAACACGAGGATTATTTTTTACAGCAGTGAGTTTTTCGATTGCAGGTACGCTGATCGCGGCGCTTTCGCCAACGTTTGCGATGTTAATGATTGGACGCGTAGTGCAAGCAGTAGGTACGGCGCTATTACTACCGTTAATGTTTAACACGATTTTACTGATTTTCCCAGAGCATAAACGTGGCTCAGCAATGGGGATGATCGGGCTGGTAATTATGTTTGCACCAGCAGTTGGTCCGACAATTTCAGGACTAATTTTAGAAAACTTAACTTGGAACTGGATTTTCTGGATTTCCTTGCCATTCCTTATTATTGCGTTATTATTCGGAATGAAATTTATGCAAAATGTTTCGGTTGTTACGAAGCCGAAAATTGATATTTTATCGATTATTCTTTCGACGCTAGGTTTTGGTGGAGTCGTATTTGCCTTTAGTAGTGCGGGAGAAAATGGTTGGGGAAGCGCGACGGTATTAGTTTCAATTATCGTTGGTGGAATTGCGCTTGGACTCTTTGTTTGGCGCCAACTAACAATGGAAAAACCTTTGATGGACTTGAAAGTATTTAAATACCCAATGTTCACATTAGGACTTATTTTAGTATTTATCAGCTTTATGATGATTCTTTCGACGATGATTTTACTACCGCTATACTTGCAAAATAGTTTAGCACTCGCGGCGTTTTCAGCGGGACTAGTTTTACTTCCGGGTGGGGTGCTGAATGGTTTAATGTCACCATTTACTGGGCGTTTGTTCGATGCATACGGTCCACGCGCACTTGTTATCCCAGGGTTTATCGTAGCGGTTATTGCACTATTTTTCTTAACGAGAATAGAAGTTGGAACATCTGCATTAACTATCATCGTGCTTCATTCAGTGTTAATGATTGGGATTTCAATGGTCATGATGCCAGCACAAACAAACGGATTAAACCAATTGCCGCCAAAATTATATCCTGATGGCACAGCGATTATGAACACATTACAACAAGTTTCCGGCGCGATTGGAACGGCTGTTGCGATTACGATCATGTCTGCCGGACAAAAAGCGTATATGGAAACGGCGCAAGGAATGGGACCTGAACAAATGGTCGCTTCACTGACAGCCGGAATTCAAAATGCTTTTGTTTTTGGACTGATTATGGCTTGTATTGGTCTGCTGTGTTCGCTCTTTATTCGAAAAGCTAAATAA